A portion of the Parasedimentitalea marina genome contains these proteins:
- a CDS encoding H-NS family nucleoid-associated regulatory protein, translating to MTLNLAEMSRKDLLQLKTDVSEALKTAEQRERLEALKAAEQAAAEFGFSLEEIANGGRSIGKRSKAAPKYRNPANPEETWTGRGRKPHWIHTALTSGADISDLEI from the coding sequence ATGACCCTCAATCTTGCGGAAATGTCGCGTAAAGATCTTCTGCAACTCAAGACGGACGTTAGTGAAGCACTGAAAACCGCTGAACAACGTGAACGCCTTGAGGCGCTTAAGGCAGCCGAACAAGCTGCCGCAGAATTCGGTTTTTCGCTTGAGGAAATTGCCAACGGCGGTCGCTCAATCGGCAAGCGTTCAAAAGCAGCTCCGAAATACAGAAACCCGGCAAACCCAGAAGAAACCTGGACTGGCCGCGGTCGCAAACCACATTGGATTCACACGGCCTTGACATCGGGTGCAGATATCTCTGATCTGGAAATCTGA
- a CDS encoding protein meaA — translation MTQKDRPWLIRTYAGHSTATASNALYRSNLSKGQTGLSVAFDLPTQTGYDSDHTLARGEVGKVGVPVCHLGDMRALFDQIPLDQMNTSMTINATAPWLLSLYIAVAEEQGADVRSLQGTVQNDLIKEYLSRGTYICPPKPSLKMIADVAEYCYTNVPKWNPMNVCSYHLQEAGATPEQELAFALATGQAVLDELRPRVPAEDFPALVGRISFFVNAGIRFVTEMCKMRAFVDLWDEICETRYGVTDPKYRRFRYGVQVNSLGLTEQQPENNVYRILIEMLAVTLSKKARARAVQLPAWNEALGLPRPWDQQWSMRMQQILAYETDLLEYGDLFDGNAVVDAKVEELKAGARAELSNLDGMGGAVASIEYMKSRLVDSNAERLNRIERNETIVVGVNRWTEGEPSPLQTEDGGIMVVDPAVEQDQIGRLNDWRRDRDSEQVQAALAALRLAAQNGDNIMPPSIAAAKAGVTTGEWAEEMRLVHGTYRGPTGVSRSVSNKTEGLEDLRQQVDTVSDQLGRRLKFLVGKPGLDGHSNGAEQIAFRARDCGMDISYDGIRLTPAELVTAALDDEAHVVGLSVLSGSHLPLVQETMDRMREAGLGHIPVIVGGIIPDDDANSLKQMGVSRVYTPKDFELNSIMREITELASPQKVDC, via the coding sequence ATGACGCAGAAAGACCGCCCCTGGCTGATCCGCACCTATGCTGGCCACTCTACCGCCACGGCCTCTAACGCGCTGTACCGCAGCAATCTGTCCAAGGGTCAAACCGGGCTGTCAGTCGCCTTTGATCTGCCAACTCAGACCGGATACGACAGTGACCATACCCTGGCACGCGGCGAAGTCGGAAAAGTCGGCGTGCCGGTATGTCACCTGGGCGACATGCGTGCCCTGTTTGACCAGATCCCTTTGGATCAGATGAACACTTCGATGACTATCAACGCCACAGCCCCCTGGTTGCTGTCGCTTTACATCGCGGTCGCAGAAGAGCAAGGCGCAGACGTCCGCAGCCTGCAGGGCACCGTGCAAAACGACCTGATCAAGGAATACCTAAGCCGGGGCACCTACATCTGCCCCCCGAAACCCAGCCTTAAAATGATCGCCGATGTGGCCGAGTATTGCTATACCAACGTGCCAAAATGGAACCCGATGAACGTCTGTTCCTACCACCTGCAAGAGGCCGGCGCGACACCCGAGCAAGAGCTGGCCTTTGCTTTAGCCACCGGGCAGGCAGTCCTGGACGAATTGCGGCCCAGAGTCCCCGCCGAGGATTTTCCGGCCCTGGTCGGACGGATCTCGTTCTTTGTCAACGCAGGCATCCGTTTTGTCACCGAAATGTGCAAGATGCGCGCCTTTGTCGACCTCTGGGATGAAATCTGCGAAACGCGTTATGGCGTCACCGATCCGAAATACCGCAGGTTTCGCTATGGCGTGCAGGTCAACTCACTGGGCCTGACCGAACAACAACCTGAAAACAACGTCTACCGCATCCTCATCGAAATGCTGGCCGTGACCCTGTCGAAAAAGGCCCGCGCCCGCGCCGTACAACTTCCGGCCTGGAACGAGGCCCTTGGCCTGCCCCGGCCCTGGGACCAACAATGGTCGATGCGGATGCAGCAAATCCTGGCCTATGAGACCGACCTGCTGGAATACGGTGATCTGTTCGACGGCAATGCAGTCGTGGATGCCAAAGTCGAAGAGCTAAAGGCCGGTGCGCGGGCTGAACTCAGCAATCTGGACGGAATGGGCGGGGCTGTGGCCTCGATCGAGTATATGAAGTCCCGCCTGGTGGATTCAAATGCCGAACGCCTGAATCGAATTGAACGCAATGAAACCATCGTTGTCGGCGTCAACCGCTGGACCGAGGGCGAACCCTCGCCACTGCAGACCGAAGACGGTGGCATCATGGTGGTTGACCCTGCGGTCGAACAGGACCAGATCGGACGTCTGAATGACTGGCGCCGGGATCGCGACAGTGAACAGGTGCAGGCCGCGTTGGCCGCATTGCGTCTGGCCGCCCAGAACGGCGACAATATCATGCCGCCATCAATTGCGGCTGCCAAGGCCGGCGTAACCACCGGCGAATGGGCTGAAGAGATGCGTCTGGTCCATGGCACCTACCGTGGCCCCACTGGTGTGTCCCGCTCGGTGTCCAACAAAACTGAAGGTCTGGAAGACCTGCGCCAGCAGGTCGATACGGTTAGCGATCAATTGGGCCGTCGCCTAAAATTCCTGGTTGGAAAACCCGGGCTGGATGGCCATTCAAACGGCGCCGAACAGATTGCTTTCCGCGCCCGAGATTGCGGCATGGACATCTCATATGATGGCATCCGCCTGACACCTGCCGAGCTGGTCACAGCCGCGCTTGATGACGAGGCCCATGTGGTCGGCCTGTCGGTTCTGTCGGGTAGCCATCTGCCACTGGTCCAAGAAACGATGGACCGCATGCGCGAGGCCGGACTGGGCCACATTCCAGTGATTGTTGGAGGAATCATTCCAGACGACGATGCCAATTCCCTGAAACAAATGGGGGTATCGCGTGTTTATACTCCAAAGGATTTTGAACTCAATTCAATCATGAGGGAAATTACAGAGCTGGCATCACCCCAAAAAGTTGATTGTTAA
- the ccrA gene encoding crotonyl-CoA carboxylase/reductase — MALDTNPDVLSYEAPEKDLYEMGEMPPMGYVPKQMYAWAIRKERHGNPDSAMLQEVVDVPTIDSHDVLVLVMAAGVNYNGVWAALGKPISPFDGHKQPYHIAGSDAAGIVWAVGDKVKKWKVGDEVVIHCNQDDGEDEECNGGDPMYSPSQRIWGYETPDGSFAQFTNVQSQQLMPRPKHLTWEESACYTLTLATAYRMLFGHEPHDLKPGQNVLVWGASGGLGSYAIQLINTAGANAIGVISDESKRDFVMGLGAKGVLNRKDFNCWGQMPTVNTPEYAAWFKEARKFGAAIWAITGKGVNVDMVFEHPGEATFPVSTFVCKKGGMVVICAGTTGFNLTLDVRYMWMHQKRLQGSHFAHLKQAASANKLMLERRLDPCMSEVFAWNDLPQAHMKMLRNEHKPGNMSVLVQAPATGLRTLEDVLEAG, encoded by the coding sequence ATGGCTTTGGACACCAATCCCGACGTGTTGTCGTATGAGGCACCTGAAAAAGACCTGTACGAAATGGGTGAGATGCCCCCGATGGGCTACGTCCCCAAACAGATGTACGCATGGGCCATTCGCAAGGAACGTCATGGCAATCCCGACAGTGCGATGTTGCAGGAAGTGGTAGACGTACCAACCATAGACAGCCACGATGTGTTGGTTTTGGTGATGGCTGCCGGTGTCAATTACAATGGTGTTTGGGCCGCTCTGGGCAAGCCGATCAGCCCCTTTGACGGGCATAAACAGCCATACCACATTGCCGGTTCAGACGCGGCGGGTATTGTTTGGGCCGTTGGTGACAAGGTTAAGAAGTGGAAGGTCGGCGACGAGGTCGTAATCCACTGCAATCAGGATGACGGTGAAGACGAGGAATGTAACGGCGGTGATCCGATGTATTCTCCTAGTCAGCGTATTTGGGGCTATGAAACACCCGACGGATCTTTTGCACAGTTCACCAATGTTCAGTCTCAGCAGTTGATGCCACGCCCCAAGCACCTGACCTGGGAAGAAAGTGCCTGTTACACACTGACCTTGGCGACTGCCTATCGGATGCTTTTTGGCCACGAGCCACATGATCTGAAACCGGGACAAAATGTATTGGTATGGGGCGCGTCTGGCGGTTTAGGCTCCTACGCGATCCAGTTGATCAACACTGCCGGTGCCAACGCAATTGGCGTGATCTCGGACGAGAGTAAACGTGATTTTGTGATGGGACTTGGGGCCAAAGGTGTCTTGAACCGCAAGGACTTCAATTGTTGGGGTCAGATGCCAACGGTGAACACACCAGAGTATGCCGCATGGTTCAAAGAAGCCCGCAAATTCGGTGCCGCGATCTGGGCGATCACCGGCAAGGGGGTCAATGTTGACATGGTGTTCGAACATCCCGGCGAAGCAACATTCCCGGTGTCGACCTTTGTCTGCAAAAAGGGCGGCATGGTGGTGATCTGCGCAGGCACTACCGGGTTTAATCTGACCCTGGACGTACGCTATATGTGGATGCACCAGAAACGTCTGCAGGGCAGCCACTTTGCCCATCTCAAGCAGGCGGCCTCGGCCAACAAGCTGATGCTGGAGCGCCGTCTGGACCCCTGCATGTCCGAAGTGTTCGCCTGGAATGACCTTCCCCAGGCCCATATGAAAATGCTGCGGAATGAGCATAAACCAGGCAATATGTCGGTGCTGGTCCAGGCGCCCGCAACAGGCCTGCGCACGCTAGAAGACGTGCTTGAGGCCGGCTGA
- a CDS encoding helix-turn-helix transcriptional regulator, whose translation MASRINLDRILKILEATSSLEGIQDVIEKVRDLFEIDHIVYHWVDSAGDQYGCGTYSDEWVQRYLEQEYLRTDPVITGCYQRFHPVDWKRLDWSSKPARVFLADALKHGVGNQGYSIPIRGPNGQFALFSISHNCDDLVWEKFTEKHSRDLILLAHYFNRKALDFEPDRAPEQSRTLSPREVDVMTLLAMGYSRAQVAETLSISEHTLRVYIESARFKLGALNTTHAIARAMSRGLIVV comes from the coding sequence ATGGCGAGCAGAATCAATCTGGACAGAATCCTAAAAATACTGGAGGCCACCAGTAGCCTTGAAGGTATTCAAGACGTCATTGAAAAGGTTCGGGATCTCTTTGAAATTGATCACATTGTGTATCACTGGGTCGACAGTGCCGGGGATCAATACGGGTGTGGAACGTATTCGGATGAATGGGTTCAACGCTACCTGGAACAAGAGTATTTGCGGACCGATCCGGTTATCACCGGCTGCTATCAACGTTTTCATCCGGTCGATTGGAAGCGACTGGACTGGTCCAGTAAACCAGCCCGCGTATTCCTGGCCGATGCGCTGAAGCACGGGGTTGGCAACCAGGGGTATTCTATTCCGATTCGCGGCCCAAATGGGCAATTTGCGTTGTTTTCTATCAGCCATAATTGTGACGATTTAGTCTGGGAGAAATTTACGGAAAAACACAGCCGTGATCTGATATTACTGGCACATTACTTCAACCGTAAAGCACTGGATTTCGAACCAGATCGGGCGCCAGAGCAATCGCGGACTTTGTCGCCGCGTGAGGTGGACGTGATGACCCTATTAGCTATGGGATATAGCCGCGCACAAGTCGCTGAAACACTGTCGATTTCAGAACATACATTGAGGGTATATATTGAAAGTGCCCGATTTAAATTGGGCGCGCTTAATACTACACATGCCATTGCGCGCGCAATGAGTCGGGGTCTAATTGTTGTTTAA
- a CDS encoding acyl-homoserine-lactone synthase: MLRYIYANDLHKFSDLAHSMFVDRADQFKTRLGWDVAVDSSGEERDEYDTLNPLYVIWEQPDGSHGGSMRFLPTTGRVMVNDIFGHLTDGVSICSPFIWECTRFCLSRDASSKVAGALMLGGGEIMRNFSIDHFVGVFDRRMIRIYRAIGSSPDVLGSEGQGRDQINVGLWEFSPGAYDIVAQRSGIAPEISRMWFDRSFGGPTDLPMALSA; this comes from the coding sequence ATGCTTCGCTACATTTACGCAAACGACCTTCACAAGTTTTCGGATCTGGCACATTCGATGTTCGTTGACCGGGCTGACCAGTTTAAAACCCGCTTGGGTTGGGATGTCGCCGTCGATTCATCCGGGGAAGAGCGTGATGAGTATGACACGCTGAACCCGCTATATGTCATCTGGGAGCAACCCGATGGCAGTCATGGCGGATCGATGCGATTTTTGCCGACGACTGGGCGGGTCATGGTGAATGACATCTTTGGGCATCTGACGGATGGTGTATCAATCTGTAGCCCATTCATTTGGGAATGCACCCGGTTCTGCCTGTCGCGCGATGCCAGTAGCAAAGTAGCCGGGGCCCTGATGCTGGGCGGTGGTGAAATCATGCGTAACTTTTCCATTGACCACTTTGTGGGCGTCTTTGACCGTCGGATGATCCGTATTTACCGCGCTATTGGGTCGTCGCCTGATGTTCTGGGAAGCGAAGGTCAGGGACGCGATCAGATTAATGTTGGACTGTGGGAATTCTCTCCGGGTGCCTATGATATTGTGGCGCAGCGGTCTGGTATTGCACCAGAAATTTCACGCATGTGGTTCGACCGGTCATTTGGTGGACCAACTGATCTGCCGATGGCATTGAGCGCTTGA
- a CDS encoding ATP-dependent DNA helicase — MTALPIQFSDDQAAAFDSVTEMLRQAGVDLDDSLLQQPKGESGVMALMGKAGSGKTLLLAELYKALEQSGVEVVSGDYESRKKGDRRTLAILAPTNKAASVLRLRGVPATTIHRILYTPMYDPEYEKLAEWLTGKGEPPEIEGLTDEALARAAAFFEKNKSIPGALASAGLRGSDFITGWKRREEPLDIGFVDESSMLDERQFNDLKEIFPSLVLFGDPAQLAPVNQSGAMVFDALPEERKLELHRIHRQDADNPILDLAHALADPQLSFQDFERMIEDVSKRDDRVVWGQRVEVDLMARSPVLVWRNATRIKLINAFRTVHGAPEDALMEGEPLICDGIELPIKHRKKRLDLEARGLIKGAQVVYLGPGRKPGFSRLHVMGAEDPQVSAASIVKIEKPDEEEPFIPFAARMGATFLHGAAVTIHKAQGSQWGTTQVFAPDLYVAARMGRVEAGQPLWKRLAYVAITRAQERLIWVVRNRLAKPSEPLRIDDLRAAPAATLKLEVEGD; from the coding sequence ATGACCGCACTCCCCATCCAGTTCTCTGACGACCAAGCCGCTGCCTTTGACAGCGTAACTGAAATGCTGCGCCAGGCCGGTGTCGATCTTGATGACAGCCTGCTGCAACAGCCAAAGGGCGAAAGCGGCGTGATGGCCCTGATGGGCAAGGCCGGGTCGGGCAAGACGCTGTTGCTGGCTGAGCTGTACAAGGCGCTGGAGCAATCCGGCGTTGAGGTGGTGTCAGGCGATTATGAAAGTCGCAAAAAGGGCGACCGGCGCACCTTGGCTATACTGGCCCCAACCAACAAAGCGGCATCCGTCTTGCGGCTGCGTGGCGTGCCGGCGACGACCATTCACCGTATTCTGTACACGCCGATGTATGACCCGGAATACGAGAAACTGGCCGAGTGGTTGACGGGCAAGGGGGAGCCGCCCGAGATCGAGGGCCTGACCGATGAGGCGCTGGCCCGGGCCGCGGCGTTTTTTGAAAAGAACAAATCGATTCCCGGTGCTTTGGCGTCGGCGGGCCTGCGCGGCTCTGACTTCATCACCGGTTGGAAACGGCGGGAAGAGCCGCTGGATATTGGGTTTGTAGACGAATCATCGATGCTGGATGAACGCCAGTTCAATGACCTGAAAGAGATTTTCCCAAGTCTGGTGCTGTTTGGCGATCCGGCGCAGTTAGCGCCTGTGAACCAATCCGGAGCGATGGTGTTTGACGCCTTGCCCGAAGAGCGCAAGCTGGAGCTTCACCGTATTCACCGTCAGGACGCTGACAATCCGATTCTGGATCTGGCGCATGCGCTGGCCGACCCGCAACTGTCGTTCCAAGACTTTGAACGGATGATCGAGGATGTCTCGAAACGGGATGACCGGGTGGTTTGGGGACAGCGGGTTGAGGTTGACTTGATGGCGCGCTCGCCGGTTCTGGTTTGGCGCAATGCGACGCGAATTAAGCTAATCAATGCTTTTCGCACCGTCCATGGCGCGCCAGAGGATGCGCTGATGGAGGGCGAGCCGCTAATTTGTGACGGCATAGAACTGCCGATAAAACATCGGAAAAAGCGGTTGGACCTGGAGGCGCGCGGACTGATCAAGGGGGCGCAGGTGGTCTATCTTGGACCGGGGCGCAAACCGGGATTTTCACGGTTACATGTGATGGGTGCCGAAGATCCTCAGGTCAGTGCGGCCTCGATTGTGAAGATTGAAAAACCGGACGAGGAAGAGCCCTTTATTCCCTTTGCGGCCCGTATGGGGGCGACGTTCCTGCACGGTGCTGCGGTGACCATCCACAAGGCCCAGGGCTCGCAATGGGGGACGACACAGGTGTTTGCCCCTGACCTGTATGTCGCCGCGCGCATGGGACGGGTTGAGGCGGGCCAGCCGCTGTGGAAACGGTTGGCCTATGTTGCCATCACACGGGCGCAAGAGCGATTGATCTGGGTGGTCCGCAACCGGCTGGCCAAACCAAGCGAGCCGCTACGGATTGATGATTTACGCGCAGCACCGGCGGCAACACTGAAGCTAGAGGTCGAGGGCGACTAA
- a CDS encoding TIGR02186 family protein has protein sequence MRKLLLAALLLFTPSAQAAQEEVVLGLSQDRVAITADFNGSEILIFGAVKRETPIPDTEPLEVIVTVSGPGQPVLVRRKERKLGIWVNVDSVLVDSAPTFYAVATSAPFSQVLTDTEDLRYRISIGRAIRSVGAAMHIRGAQDFADAVIRIREGEQLYSIRENTVAVDQQTLFRTAIDMPADLTEGSYTARIFLTRNGKVISQYETPIDVRKVGLERFLYVMSREQPFLYGLMSLAIAIAAGWGASAAFRLLRNN, from the coding sequence ATGCGCAAACTACTGCTTGCAGCCTTGCTGCTGTTTACCCCCTCCGCCCAGGCCGCTCAAGAAGAGGTGGTGCTGGGCCTCAGCCAGGACCGCGTCGCCATTACGGCCGATTTCAATGGATCTGAAATCCTGATCTTCGGCGCCGTAAAGCGGGAAACTCCTATTCCTGACACCGAACCGCTCGAGGTCATCGTGACCGTATCGGGGCCAGGCCAACCGGTTCTGGTACGGCGCAAGGAACGCAAGCTGGGCATCTGGGTCAATGTCGACTCGGTGCTGGTTGATTCTGCCCCGACATTCTATGCCGTTGCCACCAGTGCCCCATTCTCACAGGTTCTGACAGACACCGAGGACCTACGGTATCGCATTTCTATCGGGCGTGCGATTCGTTCGGTTGGTGCCGCAATGCACATTCGTGGCGCACAAGACTTTGCCGACGCCGTGATACGTATCCGCGAGGGTGAGCAGTTGTACTCTATACGCGAAAACACCGTCGCCGTTGACCAGCAGACCCTTTTTCGGACCGCGATCGATATGCCTGCCGACCTGACCGAGGGCAGCTATACCGCGCGTATCTTTCTGACCCGCAACGGCAAAGTCATCTCGCAGTATGAAACTCCGATTGACGTGCGCAAAGTCGGGCTAGAGCGGTTTCTCTATGTGATGTCGCGAGAACAACCGTTTCTATACGGGTTGATGTCACTGGCGATTGCCATCGCCGCTGGATGGGGTGCTTCGGCTGCGTTCCGTCTGCTGCGGAACAACTGA